One stretch of Pandoraea oxalativorans DNA includes these proteins:
- the bcsZ gene encoding cellulose synthase complex periplasmic endoglucanase BcsZ, with protein MTRADADRRRRRAVLRALVACGAGPALAGLTPAAHAAPAKPSGASATGTTPAAGGNACPPVDWPSWTRFKTGFLTDDGRVVDHSMADQRTVSEGQAYALTFAVIANDRTTFDKVLDWTVDNLAQGDLTAHLPARLWGKKDDGQWGVLDSNPASDADMWIAYALVEAGRLWRVRRYTALGALVARRIASEETDFIPGLGRTLLPAPVGFHPAKDLWRLNPSYVPMQVVRRLAGLFPESGRGQLIASSLKQITLTAPPLGFAPEWAMYRTGRGFEIDPETQGEGSYNAIRVYLWAGMLASGSDDFRALMHTFPGMLKYVAAHGAPPERVNTRDGTAKQDGGSGFSAALVPLLQAVGDTALARAQADRARSLDAQSPPGYYSSVLSLFGLGWHEARFRFAADGTLQVPWEAVCATP; from the coding sequence ATGACACGCGCCGATGCTGACAGACGGCGCCGTCGCGCCGTGCTGCGGGCGCTGGTCGCCTGTGGCGCAGGACCGGCGCTTGCCGGTCTGACGCCTGCCGCGCATGCTGCGCCCGCGAAGCCGTCGGGGGCGTCTGCGACGGGTACGACGCCTGCCGCAGGTGGCAACGCGTGCCCGCCAGTCGACTGGCCCTCGTGGACGCGCTTCAAGACGGGCTTTCTGACCGACGACGGCCGTGTGGTCGATCACAGCATGGCCGACCAGCGCACCGTGTCCGAGGGCCAGGCGTACGCGCTGACGTTCGCGGTCATCGCCAACGATCGGACCACCTTCGACAAGGTGCTCGACTGGACGGTCGACAATCTCGCGCAGGGCGACCTTACTGCGCATCTGCCCGCCCGGCTGTGGGGCAAGAAGGATGACGGCCAGTGGGGCGTGCTCGACAGCAATCCCGCCAGCGACGCCGACATGTGGATCGCTTACGCGCTGGTGGAGGCGGGACGACTCTGGCGTGTGCGTCGGTACACGGCGCTCGGTGCGCTCGTCGCGCGACGTATCGCGTCGGAAGAAACCGACTTCATCCCCGGACTCGGGCGCACGCTGCTGCCCGCACCTGTCGGTTTCCATCCCGCCAAGGATCTCTGGCGTCTTAACCCCAGTTATGTGCCGATGCAAGTGGTGCGGCGTCTGGCGGGGCTCTTCCCCGAGAGCGGGCGGGGGCAACTGATTGCGTCGTCGCTCAAACAGATAACGTTGACCGCGCCGCCGCTGGGCTTCGCACCCGAGTGGGCGATGTACCGCACGGGACGCGGTTTCGAGATCGATCCCGAGACGCAGGGCGAGGGCAGCTACAACGCCATTCGCGTCTATCTGTGGGCGGGCATGCTCGCCTCGGGCAGCGACGATTTCCGGGCACTGATGCACACGTTCCCCGGCATGCTGAAGTACGTGGCTGCGCACGGCGCGCCGCCCGAGCGCGTGAACACGCGCGACGGCACGGCGAAGCAGGACGGCGGGTCGGGCTTCTCGGCGGCGCTCGTGCCACTGCTGCAAGCCGTCGGCGACACCGCGCTTGCACGCGCGCAGGCTGACCGTGCGCGTTCGCTCGACGCCCAGTCTCCCCCCGGCTACTACAGTTCCGTGCTCTCGCTCTTCGGGCTGGGATGGCACGAAGCGCGTTTCCGTTTTGCGGCTGACGGCACGTTGCAGGTGCCCTGGGAGGCGGTTTGCGCGACACCCTGA
- a CDS encoding cellulose biosynthesis cyclic di-GMP-binding regulatory protein BcsB produces the protein MPNLSFFAGSGFPFTKYADLAQTAVVMSKTPDKAELETVFSALGQFGRSTGVYADRFEVLDTTQTDRFKDRDLLVVGGKDAADLLTKWGKNLPLVIDQTRRVMQAEPQGYRGDGATGSALAASRIGPQRMDAVSQGPLAALVGFESPVSSSRSVVAINASSDDGLLSVVDAIDTQGNAIHGDLAVVNGASTASYRLGKTYFVGDVSWWTHIRYHLSSHPILVGLVALLAAFAIALKCFGWLQRRAARRLEK, from the coding sequence TTGCCGAATCTGAGCTTCTTCGCGGGCAGTGGCTTCCCGTTCACCAAATACGCCGACCTCGCGCAGACGGCTGTCGTCATGTCGAAAACGCCTGATAAGGCGGAGCTGGAAACGGTCTTCTCGGCGCTCGGTCAGTTCGGCCGCTCCACCGGCGTGTATGCCGATCGCTTCGAAGTGCTGGATACCACGCAGACGGATCGCTTCAAGGATCGCGACCTGCTCGTCGTCGGCGGCAAAGATGCCGCCGATCTGCTGACCAAGTGGGGCAAGAATCTGCCGCTCGTCATCGACCAGACGCGTCGCGTCATGCAAGCCGAACCTCAGGGCTACCGCGGCGACGGCGCGACCGGCTCTGCGCTCGCGGCCAGCCGCATCGGCCCGCAGCGCATGGACGCGGTCTCTCAAGGCCCGCTGGCGGCGCTGGTCGGCTTCGAGTCGCCAGTGAGCAGTTCACGCTCGGTGGTCGCGATCAACGCGTCGAGCGACGACGGATTGCTGAGCGTAGTCGATGCGATCGACACGCAGGGCAATGCGATCCACGGCGATCTGGCGGTCGTCAACGGTGCCAGCACGGCGTCGTATCGATTGGGGAAGACGTACTTCGTGGGCGACGTGAGCTGGTGGACGCACATTCGTTACCACCTCTCGAGTCATCCGATTCTGGTCGGTCTCGTCGCGTTGCTGGCGGCGTTCGCGATAGCGCTCAAGTGTTTCGGCTGGTTGCAGCGTCGCGCCGCACGTCGACTGGAGAAGTAA
- a CDS encoding cellulose synthase subunit BcsC-related outer membrane protein, whose protein sequence is MRDTLIRSACMTCLLMAAGGGHVRAAPAPANSTAKPAVAANRDVSNLLSSAMLWHSRHRNDLARAALEKALLVQPEQPDVLSLLGQIDIEENKPAAANKALQTLRARYPNAPATKALADVIRINTVDKSRIARARLLQRSGQADAAFAEYKALFPDGPPTGDLGVEYYRAQANATNGWPAAQQGLANLSKASPEDSRASASLAELMIDRPSSRLAGTRMVADLAARPNADLNALLPLWQKGLSKADGNLAWLPLYQRYLALAPNDADIRAAYDKLNAQQAARTRMLNDPAYKSRQAGIKALDQGRLNDAEKSLDAARVKRPNDGELLGSLGLVKMRQGDHKGAQELFAQALRKDPDNAGKWRSLLKTSQFWGAMSQARDARDAGRLDEADRLVRGALASDPNNPDGLALLGDIALDDKRDKDAERLFQQALKIESDNDTALRGMITLYSRQQRRTELANLLGDLRRRFPQDRARFDKAEAAALSDDADRAIAEGHNGPALAALERAVALDPGNAWTRYSLASLYRKLRLPQIGREVMAEGMRQPLEADDRAQMLYAQAIYLNVIDDEAGARESLAQIPAANVTPSIKRMQTTLAIRDTARLAREAHAAGNDAGSERRYGDALAMAGDDPELIGEVARARVSAGQPDQGLALMRDWLAAHADKPQPDAQLRYAELLNTAERDDELGTFLTSMDPSALGADQRDEWQDLQDRLALRQADRARALGDFDMAQQKLEPLLSRQPPDKRALSTLGDIYFDERRFDDARKIAEDQIRQDPTNQDARLSLVRVLYEQQDDEAASRELDRALAEASPDDVWTQLAAVRRLSAMERYDEAIALNDRLRAQFPDTSAVTVQRGRIAQSQRHYNEAKGWYDQARKEEIVQGALPGYDGMTSAESAIDSLASRRNSYVAAGYEIDQKKGDGGISMFNARAVPLYGQYAVGYDGHVFAQTDYVSADSGDLPLNGTSEFGTLPFLNVPSFRAANPGVQSDYGTKRQKAHGQALMLGYENDWIRADIGHTPVGFPISYVTGGVRLFGNLGRYNYWVDTSRRPMTGSMVSYAGEYLPLPEVFGDGKWGGVRRDAITFHASRDFTKWGIFGEASVARLTGENVLNNSEVSARAGVDLPLIYKRDMRLNTGLTLFFDSFAQNERYYTYGHGGYYSPQTYVSLTLPIEWYGRTQRWSYYLRGSVSFSQSQEKAMPYFPTNGALQAASGDLTYGSGGGFGVGFSVTGRAEYWVNRHWVIGGQVQFERSDYYAPNRFLVYMRYHFDARRGDVPMPPSPVRPIWSY, encoded by the coding sequence TTGCGCGACACCCTGATCCGCTCCGCTTGCATGACGTGCCTGCTGATGGCCGCAGGCGGTGGGCACGTGCGAGCTGCGCCCGCGCCTGCGAACAGCACGGCCAAGCCCGCCGTTGCGGCGAACCGTGACGTCAGCAACCTGCTCTCGAGCGCGATGCTGTGGCATTCGCGTCATCGCAACGACCTCGCGCGCGCCGCGCTGGAAAAGGCGTTGCTCGTGCAGCCGGAGCAACCGGACGTCCTGTCGTTGCTCGGACAGATCGATATCGAAGAGAACAAGCCAGCGGCGGCAAACAAGGCATTGCAGACGCTGCGTGCCCGTTATCCGAACGCACCGGCGACGAAGGCGCTGGCCGACGTGATTCGCATCAACACCGTCGACAAATCGCGCATCGCCCGTGCGCGACTGCTGCAACGTAGTGGTCAGGCCGATGCCGCCTTTGCCGAATACAAGGCGCTGTTTCCCGACGGTCCGCCGACGGGCGATCTCGGCGTCGAGTACTACCGGGCGCAGGCCAACGCCACGAACGGCTGGCCTGCCGCGCAGCAGGGGCTGGCAAACTTGTCGAAGGCGTCGCCCGAGGATTCGCGTGCGTCTGCCTCGCTGGCCGAGTTGATGATCGACCGGCCGTCGAGTCGTCTCGCGGGCACGCGCATGGTCGCGGATCTGGCGGCGCGTCCGAACGCCGATCTGAACGCCTTGCTGCCGCTTTGGCAAAAGGGGCTTTCCAAGGCCGACGGCAATCTTGCGTGGCTGCCGCTCTATCAACGCTACCTCGCACTCGCCCCGAACGACGCGGACATCCGCGCGGCCTACGACAAACTGAATGCGCAACAGGCGGCGCGCACGCGAATGCTCAACGACCCCGCGTACAAATCGCGGCAGGCGGGCATCAAAGCGCTCGATCAGGGGCGTCTCAACGACGCTGAAAAGTCGCTCGATGCTGCGCGGGTCAAACGCCCCAACGACGGCGAACTGCTTGGCTCGCTCGGGCTTGTGAAGATGCGCCAGGGCGATCACAAGGGCGCGCAGGAACTGTTCGCGCAGGCCTTGCGAAAGGACCCCGATAACGCGGGCAAGTGGCGCAGTCTGTTGAAGACGTCGCAGTTCTGGGGCGCGATGTCGCAGGCACGCGACGCTCGCGATGCCGGTCGTCTGGACGAAGCGGACCGCCTTGTGCGCGGAGCGCTCGCCAGCGATCCGAACAACCCCGACGGGCTGGCGCTGCTGGGCGACATTGCGCTCGACGACAAGCGCGACAAGGACGCCGAGCGTTTGTTCCAGCAAGCACTGAAGATCGAGTCGGACAACGACACGGCGCTACGCGGCATGATCACGCTGTACTCGCGTCAGCAACGTCGCACGGAATTGGCGAACCTGCTGGGCGATCTGCGACGCCGTTTCCCGCAGGACAGGGCGCGCTTCGACAAGGCCGAGGCGGCGGCGCTGTCCGACGACGCCGATCGCGCCATCGCCGAAGGGCACAACGGCCCCGCACTCGCGGCGCTGGAGCGCGCCGTCGCCCTCGATCCGGGCAATGCGTGGACGCGCTACTCGCTCGCAAGCCTCTATCGCAAACTTCGTCTGCCGCAGATCGGGCGCGAAGTCATGGCTGAAGGCATGCGCCAGCCGCTGGAGGCCGACGACCGTGCGCAGATGCTCTACGCGCAGGCCATCTATCTCAACGTGATCGACGACGAAGCCGGTGCCCGCGAATCGCTCGCGCAGATACCGGCGGCGAACGTCACGCCGTCGATCAAGCGCATGCAGACGACACTGGCGATTCGCGACACGGCGCGTCTGGCGCGCGAGGCGCATGCGGCGGGCAACGACGCCGGGAGCGAACGCCGCTATGGCGACGCCCTCGCGATGGCGGGCGACGATCCCGAGCTGATCGGCGAGGTCGCACGGGCACGCGTGTCGGCAGGGCAGCCCGATCAGGGGCTGGCGCTCATGCGCGACTGGCTCGCGGCACACGCCGACAAGCCGCAGCCTGATGCGCAACTGCGCTACGCCGAGTTGCTCAATACGGCAGAGCGCGATGATGAACTGGGCACCTTCCTCACGAGCATGGACCCGTCCGCGCTCGGTGCCGACCAGCGCGACGAATGGCAGGATCTTCAGGATCGGCTGGCACTGCGTCAGGCGGACCGCGCCCGCGCATTGGGCGACTTCGACATGGCGCAGCAAAAACTCGAACCGTTGCTCTCGCGTCAACCGCCGGACAAGCGCGCATTGTCGACCCTGGGCGACATCTATTTCGACGAACGCCGTTTCGACGACGCCCGCAAGATTGCCGAAGACCAGATCCGGCAGGATCCGACGAATCAGGATGCCCGCCTGTCGCTCGTGCGCGTTCTCTACGAGCAGCAGGACGACGAGGCCGCCAGCCGCGAACTCGACCGTGCGCTCGCCGAAGCTTCGCCGGACGACGTCTGGACGCAACTCGCCGCCGTGCGACGTCTGAGCGCCATGGAGCGCTACGACGAAGCCATCGCGCTCAACGACCGGCTGCGCGCGCAGTTCCCCGATACCTCGGCCGTTACCGTGCAGCGCGGACGCATCGCACAGTCTCAGCGTCATTACAACGAAGCGAAGGGATGGTACGACCAGGCGCGCAAGGAGGAGATCGTGCAGGGCGCGCTGCCAGGCTACGACGGCATGACGTCGGCCGAGTCGGCCATCGACTCGCTGGCGTCGCGCCGCAACAGTTACGTCGCGGCCGGTTACGAAATCGACCAGAAGAAGGGCGACGGCGGCATCTCGATGTTCAACGCCCGCGCCGTCCCGCTCTACGGTCAGTACGCCGTGGGCTACGACGGCCATGTCTTCGCACAGACGGATTACGTCAGCGCCGATTCGGGCGACCTGCCGCTCAATGGCACATCCGAGTTCGGCACCCTGCCGTTCCTGAACGTGCCGTCGTTCCGCGCGGCGAATCCCGGCGTGCAGAGCGACTACGGCACGAAGCGTCAGAAGGCGCACGGGCAGGCGCTCATGCTCGGCTATGAGAACGACTGGATTCGCGCCGACATCGGCCACACGCCGGTCGGCTTCCCGATTTCCTATGTGACGGGCGGCGTGCGACTGTTCGGCAATCTCGGGCGCTACAACTACTGGGTCGACACATCACGTCGGCCGATGACCGGCAGCATGGTGTCCTACGCCGGGGAGTATCTGCCGTTGCCCGAAGTGTTCGGCGACGGTAAGTGGGGCGGTGTGCGTCGCGATGCGATCACGTTCCACGCATCGCGCGACTTTACGAAGTGGGGCATCTTCGGCGAGGCGAGCGTGGCGCGTCTCACGGGCGAGAACGTGCTGAACAACTCGGAAGTGTCGGCCCGCGCGGGCGTCGACCTGCCGTTGATCTACAAGCGCGATATGCGCCTGAACACCGGCCTCACGCTGTTCTTCGACAGCTTCGCGCAGAACGAACGCTATTACACGTACGGGCACGGCGGTTACTACAGCCCGCAAACGTATGTGTCGCTCACGCTGCCGATCGAATGGTATGGCCGCACGCAACGCTGGTCGTACTACCTGCGCGGTTCGGTGTCGTTTTCGCAGAGTCAGGAGAAGGCCATGCCGTACTTCCCGACGAACGGCGCGTTGCAGGCCGCGAGCGGCGATCTGACCTACGGCTCCGGCGGCGGCTTCGGCGTGGGCTTCTCCGTGACGGGGCGCGCGGAGTATTGGGTCAACCGCCATTGGGTGATCGGTGGCCAGGTGCAGTTCGAGCGTTCCGACTACTACGCGCCGAATCGCTTCCTCGTCTACATGCGCTATCACTTCGACGCCCGCCGTGGCGACGTGCCGATGCCACCGTCGCCGGTCCGCCCGATCTGGAGTTACTGA
- a CDS encoding cellulose synthase operon protein YhjQ/BcsQ: MLTLIAIVSTAGGAGRSTVTAHLAAQLAHAGRPVAVLELDAQNAIGALLGLRKTCETGVLSSGVAPDGWRAVLRDTPAGVPLLPSGRTSVANLSAMAQWLQGDVGGLRRQLTAVGLPDGARVLIDTQRLPDAIALAAVAAADLVLGIVPVTTAGYVTQPDLMTACDGRVQIVPNVAAANSSLNNDLLNLIQGRGGDAVVPVRIHRDIAVGMAAANGVTLAKAGDGSQAALDFIHLEAWLQRAMDVGEGSEGTARGGTRR; this comes from the coding sequence ATGCTGACGCTCATCGCCATCGTTTCCACTGCGGGCGGCGCGGGGCGAAGCACCGTGACGGCGCATCTCGCCGCGCAGCTCGCCCATGCCGGACGGCCGGTCGCCGTGCTCGAACTCGACGCGCAGAACGCGATCGGTGCGCTGCTCGGGTTGCGTAAGACGTGCGAGACCGGCGTGCTGTCGTCCGGCGTGGCACCGGACGGCTGGCGCGCGGTGTTGCGCGACACGCCTGCGGGCGTGCCGTTGCTGCCGTCAGGCCGTACGAGCGTCGCCAACCTGTCTGCGATGGCGCAATGGTTGCAGGGCGACGTGGGCGGATTGCGTCGTCAGTTGACGGCCGTCGGCTTGCCCGACGGCGCGCGGGTGCTGATCGACACGCAGCGTTTGCCCGATGCCATCGCACTGGCCGCTGTGGCGGCGGCCGATCTGGTGCTGGGCATCGTGCCCGTGACGACGGCCGGTTACGTCACGCAACCGGATTTGATGACCGCATGCGACGGTCGTGTGCAGATCGTGCCGAACGTGGCGGCTGCCAATTCGTCGCTCAACAACGATCTGCTGAATTTGATTCAGGGACGCGGTGGCGACGCCGTCGTCCCGGTGCGCATCCATCGCGACATCGCCGTCGGCATGGCCGCCGCGAACGGCGTGACGCTGGCCAAGGCCGGCGATGGCTCGCAGGCCGCGCTCGACTTCATCCATCTCGAAGCGTGGTTGCAGCGCGCGATGGATGTAGGGGAAGGGAGTGAGGGCACCGCCAGGGGAGGCACTCGCCGATGA